From the Primulina tabacum isolate GXHZ01 chromosome 3, ASM2559414v2, whole genome shotgun sequence genome, one window contains:
- the LOC142540814 gene encoding uncharacterized protein LOC142540814: MKRCELCKLKAEIYCGSDKARLCWGCDAKVHSANFLVARHSRYLLCGGCRSPTPWAATGAVLSPTVAVCDKCVDGKSGAAGAEVEERKEVVEENQIAPQSESTSCSGEAFFSRKRRLENLSYFASDDDDRYCSSYKLNVRAPPAAAVAACVLQEEETENSYLIKEASPPRKEQRTTPFKMGEIGISESGILESLRRFHREEFGSGLQMAECCTLREDSPSAVDLSSCDSS, encoded by the exons ATGAAGAGGTGCGAGTTGTGTAAATTGAAGGCTGAGATTTACTGTGGATCGGACAAGGCGAGATTGTGCTGGGGCTGCGATGCTAAGGTTCATTCTGCCAACTTTCTCGTGGCGAGGCATTCCAGATATTTGCTCTGCGGAGGGTGCCGGTCACCGACGCCTTGGGCTGCTACCGGTGCTGTTTTGAGCCCCACTGTAGCGGTCTGCGATAAATGTGTTGACGGAAAGAGCGGAGCGGCCGGTGCTGAAGTTGAAGAAAGGAAGGAGGTGGTGGAGGAAAATCAGATTGCTCCGCAGTCGGAGAGCACTTCGTGTAGTGGTGAAGCTTTTTTTTCGAGGAAGCGCAGGCTTGAGAATCTCTCTTATTTTGCGTCCgat GATGATGATCGATATTGCTCGTCGTATAAGCTCAACGTCCGCGCTCCGCCGGCAGCAGCGGTGGCGGCGTGCGTTCTCCAGGAGGAAGAGACGGAGAACTCATATCTAATAAAGGAAGCGTCGCCGCCGCGGAAAGAACAGAGAACGACGCCGTTTAAAATGGGTGAGATCGGAATATCCGAATCGGGGATCTTGGAGAGTCTCCGGAGATTTCATCGTGAAGAATTTGGCTCTGGACTACAAATGGCGGAATGCTGCACTTTGAGGGAAGATAGTCCCAGTGCCGTTGATCTCAGTTCCTGCGACTCTTCGTAG
- the LOC142540810 gene encoding uncharacterized protein LOC142540810 isoform X1, translated as MSASVESQQSVVLAACNFILLAASTMVRFPCFQSRVHSPKQKKITQLPTEAMQRRLEDTSQNWVQKNLYCPAESKPFLKDEVETLRNGAKHANVSSPTDRDCRSEEMESKYSNEYNIEAHKNAQIKKSLSLGSGLYLKEWNSVGDVSEGEMEQRFTYNGSADSGRIVVSDDINDHVHDMSEQCQEPMAFDSVMNSDFTKKGSIFSIEDSLQSEREGADKYNLQPSVVGDTGDNTPHIPRAIVNSRSLPSMVSSTRRSTSLLPCSRSADELNALGSGMNNILVYDARKQVQNRQHDYSIFDNDKEDGESPADEDTCENYNYFGSAKDWIIPVSEGAYKEKSRKEESSLHRWDEVPSEDLRLKRTEKWVVDHQHCSPLKEESDEFYLFNGHELPKSDALAENPTGAKLEVKVNLGNEVAKRYISSMNASAATAKLTNLGLVVIPFLSPFISLKTLDLSGNSIVRLASGALPRGLQFLNLSKNSISAIEGLRDLTRLRVLDLSYNRLLRIGHGLASCSSMKELYLTGNKISEVEGLHRLLKLNVLDLRFNKISTTKCLGQLAANHICLQALSLEGNPAQKNVGDEQLKKYVQSLLPNLIYYNRQSIKTVAMKDIKTDRSARVVISGHQIDRVVRAEANTVRKGTHGIVSHKAPSSANHVVSFAKPLRAWHGRLPPTGIRATQRPQFAEHSSKHLDFIKNDLLIRRSRSEGNLGAP; from the exons ATGTCTGCCTCGGTTGAGTCTCAACAAAGTGTGGTGTTGGCGGCATGTAACTTCATTTTATTAGCTGCATC AACCATGGTTAGATTTCCGTGCTTTCAATCTCGCGTCCATTCTCCCAAACAAAAG AAAATAACTCAGCTCCCGACCGAGGCAATGCAGAGGAGACTGGAGGATACTTCTCAGAATTGGGTTCAGAAGAATTTGTATTGTCCTGCAGAAAGCAAGCCGTTTTTAAAGGACGAGGTAGAAACACTCCGCAATGGAGCTAAACATGCAAACGTTTCCTCTCCAACCGATCGTGACTGCAGATCAGAAGAAATGGAGAGCAAATATAGTAATGAATATAATATTGAGGCTCACAAGAATGCACAAATAAAAAAGAGCCTGTCTTTGGGAAGTGGATTGTACTTGAAAGAGTGGAACTCAGTTGGTGATGTGTCAGAAGGTGAGATGGAGCAGAGGTTTACCTATAATGGATCTGCTGATAGTGGTAGGATAGTAGTTTCAGATGACATTAATGATCATGTGCATGACATGTCTGAACAATGTCAAGAACCTATGGCTTTTGATTCTGTAATGAACTCTGACTTCACCAAAAAAGGATCCATATTTTCGATTGAAGATTCATTACAATCGGAGAGGGAAGGCGCTGATAAATATAATTTACAGCCATCCGTTGTTGGTGACACTGGTGACAATACGCCTCATATTCCACGTGCTATTGTAAACTCTCGTTCTTTGCCTAGTATGGTTTCTTCTACTAGGAGATCCACATCCTTGTTACCTTGTTCTAGATCTGCTGATGAGCTGAATGCTTTAGGCTCTGGAATGAACAACATTTTAGTTTACGATGCCAGAAAACAAGTACAAAATCGACAACATGATTATTCTATCTTTGACAATGACAAGGAAGATGGTGAAAGTCCTGCTGATGAGGACACATGTGAGAATTATAACTATTTTGGTTCGGCAAAAGACTGGATAATACCTGTATCTGAAGGGGCATACAAGGAGAAAAGTAGAAAAGAGGAAAGTTCTCTGCACAGGTGGGATGAAGTACCAAGCGAGGATTTAAGGTTGAAACGAACTGAAAAATGGGTTGTTGACCATCAGCACTGTAGCCCATTGAAAGAAGAATCGGacgaattttatttattcaatGGCCATGAATTACCGAAAAGTGATGCTTTAGCGGAGAACCCCACTGGTGCGAAGTTGGAAGTCAAGGTGAACCTTGGGAATGAAGTTGCAAAGAGATACATATCTTCCATGAATGCCTCAGCTGCAACAGCTAAGTTAACTAACCTTGGTTTGGTCGTGATCCCATTTCTGAGTCCTTTTATCAGCCTCAAAACACTCGATTTATCTGGGAATTCCATAG TGAGGTTGGCTTCTGGTGCTCTTCCTCGAGGACTCCAGTTTTTGAATCTCTCAAAAAACAGCATATCTGCTATTGAAGGATTGCGGGACCTTACCAGACTTCGTGTCCTTGACCTGAGCTATAATAGATTATTAAGAATTGGACACG GTTTGGCGTCATGTTCCTCTATGAAGGAATTATACTTGACCGGTAACAAGATCAGTGAGGTTGAAGGTCTCCATCGTCTCCTAAAGTTGAATGTCCTCGATTTGCGTTTCAACAAAATTTCTACAACCAAATGTCTCGGACAACTAGCTGCTAATCACATATGTTTGCAAGCTCTCAGCTTGGAAGGAAACCCTGCTCAGAAGAACGTTGGTGACGAACAATTAAAGAAATACGTGCAGAGTCTTCTTCCCAATCTTATTTACTATAACCGACAATCAATCAAAACTGTAGCAATGAAAGACATTAAGACCGATCGATCAGCTCGTGTGGTGATCAGTGGTCATCAGATTGATCGTGTGGTTCGAGCGGAGGCAAATACGGTAAGAAAAGGAACTCATGGCATTGTTTCACATAAGGCACcatcctctgcaaatcatgtaGTATCA
- the LOC142540813 gene encoding frataxin, mitochondrial has product MAAHSTWKLIPLRRTLSRALKTLSAPSPSSISTQDSLISPQHATGSLLKSSSLWLSTFSYRSIGYRYYSSAIEGSLGPAAINYTSVMQEDEYHKLANSTIHVLLEKLEEYGDSVEIDGYDVDYGNEVLTLKLGRLGTYVINKQTPNRQIWMSSPVSGPSRFDWDQHSRAWIYRRTTQDLSKVLETELLELCGEPIHLS; this is encoded by the exons ATGGCTGCCCACTCAACTTGGAAGCTGATTCCCTTGAGAAGAACATTGTCACGAGCTCTGAAAACTTTATCAGCTCCATCTCCTTCCTCAATCTCGACCCAAGATTCGTTGATTTCTCCTCAACATGCCACGGGTTCTCTTCTCAAATCCTCTTCTCTCTGGCTCTCAACATTCTCATACCGTAGCATCGGTTATCGCTATTACTCTTCTGCGATTGAGGGTTCTTTAGGCCCCGCTGCAATTAATTACAC TTCTGTAATGCAGgaagatgaatatcacaagtTGGCTAATTCAACCATCCATGTTCTTCTTGAAAAGCTTGAG GAGTATGGAGACTCTGTAGAAATTGATGGCTACGACGTTGACTATGGG AATGAGGTGTTAACCTTGAAGCTTGGGAGATTGGGGACTTATGTCATTAACAAGCAAACCCCAAACAGACAGATTTGGATGTCATCTCCAGTGAG TGGCCCATCTAGATTCGATTGGGATCAACATTCTCGAGCATGGATTTATAGGCGAACAACACAAGACTTGAGCAAAGTGTTGGAAACTGAGTTGCTAGAGCTCTGCGGAGAACCAATTCATCTGTCTTAA
- the LOC142540810 gene encoding uncharacterized protein LOC142540810 isoform X4 produces the protein MQRRLEDTSQNWVQKNLYCPAESKPFLKDEVETLRNGAKHANVSSPTDRDCRSEEMESKYSNEYNIEAHKNAQIKKSLSLGSGLYLKEWNSVGDVSEGEMEQRFTYNGSADSGRIVVSDDINDHVHDMSEQCQEPMAFDSVMNSDFTKKGSIFSIEDSLQSEREGADKYNLQPSVVGDTGDNTPHIPRAIVNSRSLPSMVSSTRRSTSLLPCSRSADELNALGSGMNNILVYDARKQVQNRQHDYSIFDNDKEDGESPADEDTCENYNYFGSAKDWIIPVSEGAYKEKSRKEESSLHRWDEVPSEDLRLKRTEKWVVDHQHCSPLKEESDEFYLFNGHELPKSDALAENPTGAKLEVKVNLGNEVAKRYISSMNASAATAKLTNLGLVVIPFLSPFISLKTLDLSGNSIVRLASGALPRGLQFLNLSKNSISAIEGLRDLTRLRVLDLSYNRLLRIGHGLASCSSMKELYLTGNKISEVEGLHRLLKLNVLDLRFNKISTTKCLGQLAANHICLQALSLEGNPAQKNVGDEQLKKYVQSLLPNLIYYNRQSIKTVAMKDIKTDRSARVVISGHQIDRVVRAEANTVRKGTHGIVSHKAPSSANHVVSFAKPLRAWHGRLPPTGIRATQRPQFAEHSSKHLDFIKNDLLIRRSRSEGNLGAP, from the exons ATGCAGAGGAGACTGGAGGATACTTCTCAGAATTGGGTTCAGAAGAATTTGTATTGTCCTGCAGAAAGCAAGCCGTTTTTAAAGGACGAGGTAGAAACACTCCGCAATGGAGCTAAACATGCAAACGTTTCCTCTCCAACCGATCGTGACTGCAGATCAGAAGAAATGGAGAGCAAATATAGTAATGAATATAATATTGAGGCTCACAAGAATGCACAAATAAAAAAGAGCCTGTCTTTGGGAAGTGGATTGTACTTGAAAGAGTGGAACTCAGTTGGTGATGTGTCAGAAGGTGAGATGGAGCAGAGGTTTACCTATAATGGATCTGCTGATAGTGGTAGGATAGTAGTTTCAGATGACATTAATGATCATGTGCATGACATGTCTGAACAATGTCAAGAACCTATGGCTTTTGATTCTGTAATGAACTCTGACTTCACCAAAAAAGGATCCATATTTTCGATTGAAGATTCATTACAATCGGAGAGGGAAGGCGCTGATAAATATAATTTACAGCCATCCGTTGTTGGTGACACTGGTGACAATACGCCTCATATTCCACGTGCTATTGTAAACTCTCGTTCTTTGCCTAGTATGGTTTCTTCTACTAGGAGATCCACATCCTTGTTACCTTGTTCTAGATCTGCTGATGAGCTGAATGCTTTAGGCTCTGGAATGAACAACATTTTAGTTTACGATGCCAGAAAACAAGTACAAAATCGACAACATGATTATTCTATCTTTGACAATGACAAGGAAGATGGTGAAAGTCCTGCTGATGAGGACACATGTGAGAATTATAACTATTTTGGTTCGGCAAAAGACTGGATAATACCTGTATCTGAAGGGGCATACAAGGAGAAAAGTAGAAAAGAGGAAAGTTCTCTGCACAGGTGGGATGAAGTACCAAGCGAGGATTTAAGGTTGAAACGAACTGAAAAATGGGTTGTTGACCATCAGCACTGTAGCCCATTGAAAGAAGAATCGGacgaattttatttattcaatGGCCATGAATTACCGAAAAGTGATGCTTTAGCGGAGAACCCCACTGGTGCGAAGTTGGAAGTCAAGGTGAACCTTGGGAATGAAGTTGCAAAGAGATACATATCTTCCATGAATGCCTCAGCTGCAACAGCTAAGTTAACTAACCTTGGTTTGGTCGTGATCCCATTTCTGAGTCCTTTTATCAGCCTCAAAACACTCGATTTATCTGGGAATTCCATAG TGAGGTTGGCTTCTGGTGCTCTTCCTCGAGGACTCCAGTTTTTGAATCTCTCAAAAAACAGCATATCTGCTATTGAAGGATTGCGGGACCTTACCAGACTTCGTGTCCTTGACCTGAGCTATAATAGATTATTAAGAATTGGACACG GTTTGGCGTCATGTTCCTCTATGAAGGAATTATACTTGACCGGTAACAAGATCAGTGAGGTTGAAGGTCTCCATCGTCTCCTAAAGTTGAATGTCCTCGATTTGCGTTTCAACAAAATTTCTACAACCAAATGTCTCGGACAACTAGCTGCTAATCACATATGTTTGCAAGCTCTCAGCTTGGAAGGAAACCCTGCTCAGAAGAACGTTGGTGACGAACAATTAAAGAAATACGTGCAGAGTCTTCTTCCCAATCTTATTTACTATAACCGACAATCAATCAAAACTGTAGCAATGAAAGACATTAAGACCGATCGATCAGCTCGTGTGGTGATCAGTGGTCATCAGATTGATCGTGTGGTTCGAGCGGAGGCAAATACGGTAAGAAAAGGAACTCATGGCATTGTTTCACATAAGGCACcatcctctgcaaatcatgtaGTATCA
- the LOC142540810 gene encoding uncharacterized protein LOC142540810 isoform X2 has translation MSASVESQQSVVLAACNFILLAASTMVRFPCFQSRVHSPKQKLPTEAMQRRLEDTSQNWVQKNLYCPAESKPFLKDEVETLRNGAKHANVSSPTDRDCRSEEMESKYSNEYNIEAHKNAQIKKSLSLGSGLYLKEWNSVGDVSEGEMEQRFTYNGSADSGRIVVSDDINDHVHDMSEQCQEPMAFDSVMNSDFTKKGSIFSIEDSLQSEREGADKYNLQPSVVGDTGDNTPHIPRAIVNSRSLPSMVSSTRRSTSLLPCSRSADELNALGSGMNNILVYDARKQVQNRQHDYSIFDNDKEDGESPADEDTCENYNYFGSAKDWIIPVSEGAYKEKSRKEESSLHRWDEVPSEDLRLKRTEKWVVDHQHCSPLKEESDEFYLFNGHELPKSDALAENPTGAKLEVKVNLGNEVAKRYISSMNASAATAKLTNLGLVVIPFLSPFISLKTLDLSGNSIVRLASGALPRGLQFLNLSKNSISAIEGLRDLTRLRVLDLSYNRLLRIGHGLASCSSMKELYLTGNKISEVEGLHRLLKLNVLDLRFNKISTTKCLGQLAANHICLQALSLEGNPAQKNVGDEQLKKYVQSLLPNLIYYNRQSIKTVAMKDIKTDRSARVVISGHQIDRVVRAEANTVRKGTHGIVSHKAPSSANHVVSFAKPLRAWHGRLPPTGIRATQRPQFAEHSSKHLDFIKNDLLIRRSRSEGNLGAP, from the exons ATGTCTGCCTCGGTTGAGTCTCAACAAAGTGTGGTGTTGGCGGCATGTAACTTCATTTTATTAGCTGCATC AACCATGGTTAGATTTCCGTGCTTTCAATCTCGCGTCCATTCTCCCAAACAAAAG CTCCCGACCGAGGCAATGCAGAGGAGACTGGAGGATACTTCTCAGAATTGGGTTCAGAAGAATTTGTATTGTCCTGCAGAAAGCAAGCCGTTTTTAAAGGACGAGGTAGAAACACTCCGCAATGGAGCTAAACATGCAAACGTTTCCTCTCCAACCGATCGTGACTGCAGATCAGAAGAAATGGAGAGCAAATATAGTAATGAATATAATATTGAGGCTCACAAGAATGCACAAATAAAAAAGAGCCTGTCTTTGGGAAGTGGATTGTACTTGAAAGAGTGGAACTCAGTTGGTGATGTGTCAGAAGGTGAGATGGAGCAGAGGTTTACCTATAATGGATCTGCTGATAGTGGTAGGATAGTAGTTTCAGATGACATTAATGATCATGTGCATGACATGTCTGAACAATGTCAAGAACCTATGGCTTTTGATTCTGTAATGAACTCTGACTTCACCAAAAAAGGATCCATATTTTCGATTGAAGATTCATTACAATCGGAGAGGGAAGGCGCTGATAAATATAATTTACAGCCATCCGTTGTTGGTGACACTGGTGACAATACGCCTCATATTCCACGTGCTATTGTAAACTCTCGTTCTTTGCCTAGTATGGTTTCTTCTACTAGGAGATCCACATCCTTGTTACCTTGTTCTAGATCTGCTGATGAGCTGAATGCTTTAGGCTCTGGAATGAACAACATTTTAGTTTACGATGCCAGAAAACAAGTACAAAATCGACAACATGATTATTCTATCTTTGACAATGACAAGGAAGATGGTGAAAGTCCTGCTGATGAGGACACATGTGAGAATTATAACTATTTTGGTTCGGCAAAAGACTGGATAATACCTGTATCTGAAGGGGCATACAAGGAGAAAAGTAGAAAAGAGGAAAGTTCTCTGCACAGGTGGGATGAAGTACCAAGCGAGGATTTAAGGTTGAAACGAACTGAAAAATGGGTTGTTGACCATCAGCACTGTAGCCCATTGAAAGAAGAATCGGacgaattttatttattcaatGGCCATGAATTACCGAAAAGTGATGCTTTAGCGGAGAACCCCACTGGTGCGAAGTTGGAAGTCAAGGTGAACCTTGGGAATGAAGTTGCAAAGAGATACATATCTTCCATGAATGCCTCAGCTGCAACAGCTAAGTTAACTAACCTTGGTTTGGTCGTGATCCCATTTCTGAGTCCTTTTATCAGCCTCAAAACACTCGATTTATCTGGGAATTCCATAG TGAGGTTGGCTTCTGGTGCTCTTCCTCGAGGACTCCAGTTTTTGAATCTCTCAAAAAACAGCATATCTGCTATTGAAGGATTGCGGGACCTTACCAGACTTCGTGTCCTTGACCTGAGCTATAATAGATTATTAAGAATTGGACACG GTTTGGCGTCATGTTCCTCTATGAAGGAATTATACTTGACCGGTAACAAGATCAGTGAGGTTGAAGGTCTCCATCGTCTCCTAAAGTTGAATGTCCTCGATTTGCGTTTCAACAAAATTTCTACAACCAAATGTCTCGGACAACTAGCTGCTAATCACATATGTTTGCAAGCTCTCAGCTTGGAAGGAAACCCTGCTCAGAAGAACGTTGGTGACGAACAATTAAAGAAATACGTGCAGAGTCTTCTTCCCAATCTTATTTACTATAACCGACAATCAATCAAAACTGTAGCAATGAAAGACATTAAGACCGATCGATCAGCTCGTGTGGTGATCAGTGGTCATCAGATTGATCGTGTGGTTCGAGCGGAGGCAAATACGGTAAGAAAAGGAACTCATGGCATTGTTTCACATAAGGCACcatcctctgcaaatcatgtaGTATCA
- the LOC142540810 gene encoding uncharacterized protein LOC142540810 isoform X3: protein MVRFPCFQSRVHSPKQKKITQLPTEAMQRRLEDTSQNWVQKNLYCPAESKPFLKDEVETLRNGAKHANVSSPTDRDCRSEEMESKYSNEYNIEAHKNAQIKKSLSLGSGLYLKEWNSVGDVSEGEMEQRFTYNGSADSGRIVVSDDINDHVHDMSEQCQEPMAFDSVMNSDFTKKGSIFSIEDSLQSEREGADKYNLQPSVVGDTGDNTPHIPRAIVNSRSLPSMVSSTRRSTSLLPCSRSADELNALGSGMNNILVYDARKQVQNRQHDYSIFDNDKEDGESPADEDTCENYNYFGSAKDWIIPVSEGAYKEKSRKEESSLHRWDEVPSEDLRLKRTEKWVVDHQHCSPLKEESDEFYLFNGHELPKSDALAENPTGAKLEVKVNLGNEVAKRYISSMNASAATAKLTNLGLVVIPFLSPFISLKTLDLSGNSIVRLASGALPRGLQFLNLSKNSISAIEGLRDLTRLRVLDLSYNRLLRIGHGLASCSSMKELYLTGNKISEVEGLHRLLKLNVLDLRFNKISTTKCLGQLAANHICLQALSLEGNPAQKNVGDEQLKKYVQSLLPNLIYYNRQSIKTVAMKDIKTDRSARVVISGHQIDRVVRAEANTVRKGTHGIVSHKAPSSANHVVSFAKPLRAWHGRLPPTGIRATQRPQFAEHSSKHLDFIKNDLLIRRSRSEGNLGAP from the exons ATGGTTAGATTTCCGTGCTTTCAATCTCGCGTCCATTCTCCCAAACAAAAG AAAATAACTCAGCTCCCGACCGAGGCAATGCAGAGGAGACTGGAGGATACTTCTCAGAATTGGGTTCAGAAGAATTTGTATTGTCCTGCAGAAAGCAAGCCGTTTTTAAAGGACGAGGTAGAAACACTCCGCAATGGAGCTAAACATGCAAACGTTTCCTCTCCAACCGATCGTGACTGCAGATCAGAAGAAATGGAGAGCAAATATAGTAATGAATATAATATTGAGGCTCACAAGAATGCACAAATAAAAAAGAGCCTGTCTTTGGGAAGTGGATTGTACTTGAAAGAGTGGAACTCAGTTGGTGATGTGTCAGAAGGTGAGATGGAGCAGAGGTTTACCTATAATGGATCTGCTGATAGTGGTAGGATAGTAGTTTCAGATGACATTAATGATCATGTGCATGACATGTCTGAACAATGTCAAGAACCTATGGCTTTTGATTCTGTAATGAACTCTGACTTCACCAAAAAAGGATCCATATTTTCGATTGAAGATTCATTACAATCGGAGAGGGAAGGCGCTGATAAATATAATTTACAGCCATCCGTTGTTGGTGACACTGGTGACAATACGCCTCATATTCCACGTGCTATTGTAAACTCTCGTTCTTTGCCTAGTATGGTTTCTTCTACTAGGAGATCCACATCCTTGTTACCTTGTTCTAGATCTGCTGATGAGCTGAATGCTTTAGGCTCTGGAATGAACAACATTTTAGTTTACGATGCCAGAAAACAAGTACAAAATCGACAACATGATTATTCTATCTTTGACAATGACAAGGAAGATGGTGAAAGTCCTGCTGATGAGGACACATGTGAGAATTATAACTATTTTGGTTCGGCAAAAGACTGGATAATACCTGTATCTGAAGGGGCATACAAGGAGAAAAGTAGAAAAGAGGAAAGTTCTCTGCACAGGTGGGATGAAGTACCAAGCGAGGATTTAAGGTTGAAACGAACTGAAAAATGGGTTGTTGACCATCAGCACTGTAGCCCATTGAAAGAAGAATCGGacgaattttatttattcaatGGCCATGAATTACCGAAAAGTGATGCTTTAGCGGAGAACCCCACTGGTGCGAAGTTGGAAGTCAAGGTGAACCTTGGGAATGAAGTTGCAAAGAGATACATATCTTCCATGAATGCCTCAGCTGCAACAGCTAAGTTAACTAACCTTGGTTTGGTCGTGATCCCATTTCTGAGTCCTTTTATCAGCCTCAAAACACTCGATTTATCTGGGAATTCCATAG TGAGGTTGGCTTCTGGTGCTCTTCCTCGAGGACTCCAGTTTTTGAATCTCTCAAAAAACAGCATATCTGCTATTGAAGGATTGCGGGACCTTACCAGACTTCGTGTCCTTGACCTGAGCTATAATAGATTATTAAGAATTGGACACG GTTTGGCGTCATGTTCCTCTATGAAGGAATTATACTTGACCGGTAACAAGATCAGTGAGGTTGAAGGTCTCCATCGTCTCCTAAAGTTGAATGTCCTCGATTTGCGTTTCAACAAAATTTCTACAACCAAATGTCTCGGACAACTAGCTGCTAATCACATATGTTTGCAAGCTCTCAGCTTGGAAGGAAACCCTGCTCAGAAGAACGTTGGTGACGAACAATTAAAGAAATACGTGCAGAGTCTTCTTCCCAATCTTATTTACTATAACCGACAATCAATCAAAACTGTAGCAATGAAAGACATTAAGACCGATCGATCAGCTCGTGTGGTGATCAGTGGTCATCAGATTGATCGTGTGGTTCGAGCGGAGGCAAATACGGTAAGAAAAGGAACTCATGGCATTGTTTCACATAAGGCACcatcctctgcaaatcatgtaGTATCA